A single window of Dehalococcoidia bacterium DNA harbors:
- a CDS encoding flippase activity-associated protein Agl23, which produces MSTQDQDVPYESTGERLKAFAVSAETRERLSGLSARYWEITAYASLVLLAAVLRFWNLGARAMHHDESLHGFFSYGFTKGLEDVFTFGTANNDTYKHVPFMHGPFQFIGNGFVMWIFGDGEFQSRMLAAAMGTAMVFMPWLLRRQIGTAGALAAAAFIAFSPMLTYYSRFTREDIYTAFWTLGIVIFMWRYLSSREDKWLYWTAGFMAGAFCTKETTFFTIGALVGFLDYLMAVHIADRIRERSQLDTPRYVALVVALMPVAWIVAIAWPFLADWRSKYKLDHLPTEASLLIVMLTLALPMYAAAVQFLPFFGHDWTIRNYEGSDFHVHPDEATVAYLTIFFLIAASAVIGLVWNPRVWLIAAAAFWVPFVLLYTTFFTNPEGFFSGIWGSLDYWMSQQDVRRGNQPDYYYFITIPVYEFLPLALAVAAGLYYMIRGKLSHALFVGAGVGIIVVLLLLPHGYGILPCTAEGCPGGDGGDGVSVWHVLLPFSIVLVAILSFPMSTLDRFLLFWLASTAFALTVAGEKMPWLSVHIALPLAVLAGKFVGDMIERTDLRDELPKLERLAPFIYAAVAAALSVLVFTIVGPFSVASFGAWALAIVAGVAVYWAYSSFSPRTAMQVALVGLVAAFSVFSLRAAVLASWGHPDNPYKGDIAARDYGEVPVEVLVYTQTAGDIPELMEDIDAFARESGRGKETPIVVDSVDGYTWPWAWYLRNYRNVSYPSITDNFQPEEGSILLIGDANTSKLSLGGLWGEGIPYFHRRWFPESYRGADGAYSTNDFFGDVFSPDAWENWLDYLVRRTPPGQIGSANAVAFFPLGFEAVPPQPVGPTVRTEGTQLVIGSAGSAPGQLNSPSDVALDADGNLYVADTNNNRISKYDADGNFIAAAGGFNSTFKFNQPWSMTVGPDGTVFVADTWNHKIVKLDADLNMVDEWGTGGVAADTDGDPATLFGPRDITLLANGNVLFSDTGNGRLLEYTPDGEFVRQHGSNGWKDGETEFSEPVGVVVAPNGDIYVADYWNRIVRVFDGELQQKSEIAVPSWGSEAVTDRAYLALLPDGRLLATDPASGKVLAFGTDGTQIAAYDPPKEGASPTVRPVGIATDGTSVWVADAAGGVVRKIPLAEVIP; this is translated from the coding sequence ATGAGCACACAAGACCAGGACGTTCCATACGAATCGACGGGCGAGCGCCTCAAGGCGTTCGCCGTCAGCGCCGAGACGAGGGAACGCCTTTCCGGGTTGTCCGCCCGCTACTGGGAGATCACCGCGTACGCATCGCTGGTGCTGCTCGCCGCGGTGCTGCGCTTCTGGAACCTCGGCGCCCGCGCGATGCACCACGACGAGAGCCTGCACGGGTTCTTCAGCTACGGCTTCACGAAGGGCCTCGAGGACGTGTTCACGTTCGGCACCGCGAATAACGACACGTACAAGCACGTGCCCTTCATGCACGGCCCCTTCCAGTTCATCGGCAACGGCTTCGTGATGTGGATCTTCGGGGACGGCGAGTTCCAGTCGCGCATGCTCGCAGCGGCGATGGGGACGGCCATGGTGTTCATGCCGTGGCTGCTGCGCAGGCAGATCGGGACGGCGGGAGCACTGGCGGCGGCCGCCTTCATCGCGTTCTCGCCCATGCTGACCTACTACAGCCGCTTCACGCGCGAAGATATCTATACGGCGTTCTGGACGCTGGGCATCGTCATCTTCATGTGGCGGTATCTATCGTCGCGCGAAGACAAGTGGCTGTACTGGACCGCCGGCTTCATGGCGGGCGCGTTCTGCACCAAGGAGACGACGTTCTTCACGATCGGCGCCCTAGTCGGCTTCCTCGACTACCTGATGGCGGTGCACATCGCCGACCGCATCCGCGAGCGGTCGCAGCTCGATACGCCGCGGTACGTGGCGCTCGTCGTTGCGCTCATGCCGGTGGCGTGGATCGTCGCGATAGCATGGCCATTCCTGGCCGATTGGCGCTCGAAATATAAGCTCGATCATCTCCCCACCGAGGCGTCGCTGCTGATCGTGATGTTGACGCTTGCGCTGCCGATGTACGCGGCTGCGGTGCAGTTTCTGCCGTTCTTCGGACACGATTGGACGATCCGCAACTACGAGGGCTCCGACTTCCACGTCCATCCCGACGAGGCGACGGTCGCGTACCTGACGATCTTCTTCCTGATCGCCGCATCCGCCGTGATCGGGCTGGTCTGGAATCCGCGCGTCTGGCTGATCGCCGCGGCGGCGTTCTGGGTGCCGTTCGTCCTGCTCTACACGACGTTCTTCACGAATCCCGAGGGCTTCTTCTCGGGCATCTGGGGTTCGCTCGACTACTGGATGAGTCAGCAGGACGTGCGGCGCGGCAACCAGCCCGATTACTACTACTTCATCACGATCCCTGTATACGAGTTCTTACCGTTGGCGCTCGCCGTCGCGGCGGGGCTGTACTACATGATCCGCGGCAAGCTTTCGCACGCACTGTTCGTCGGCGCTGGCGTCGGGATTATCGTCGTGCTGCTTCTGCTGCCGCACGGATACGGCATTCTGCCATGCACGGCGGAGGGCTGCCCGGGCGGTGATGGCGGCGATGGGGTGTCGGTGTGGCACGTCCTGCTGCCGTTCTCGATCGTGCTGGTCGCCATCCTCTCGTTTCCGATGAGCACGCTGGACAGGTTCCTGCTGTTCTGGCTCGCATCGACGGCGTTTGCGCTCACTGTCGCGGGTGAAAAGATGCCCTGGCTGAGCGTACACATCGCGCTGCCGCTGGCCGTGCTCGCCGGCAAGTTCGTCGGCGACATGATCGAGCGGACTGACCTGCGCGACGAATTGCCGAAGCTGGAACGGCTGGCGCCGTTTATCTATGCCGCTGTCGCGGCGGCACTCTCGGTGCTGGTATTCACGATCGTCGGACCGTTCTCCGTGGCGTCGTTCGGCGCGTGGGCGCTTGCAATCGTTGCCGGAGTCGCCGTCTACTGGGCGTATAGCAGCTTCAGCCCGCGTACGGCGATGCAAGTCGCACTCGTCGGCCTCGTCGCAGCGTTCAGTGTGTTTTCACTCCGCGCCGCCGTGCTTGCATCGTGGGGCCACCCGGACAATCCGTACAAGGGCGACATCGCAGCGCGCGACTACGGCGAGGTTCCGGTCGAGGTGCTGGTCTACACGCAGACCGCCGGCGATATTCCGGAACTCATGGAGGACATCGACGCGTTCGCCCGGGAGTCAGGCCGCGGCAAAGAAACGCCGATCGTCGTCGACTCCGTCGACGGCTATACATGGCCGTGGGCGTGGTACCTGAGGAACTATCGCAACGTGTCGTATCCGTCGATCACCGATAACTTCCAGCCCGAGGAAGGGTCGATCCTCCTGATCGGCGACGCCAACACATCGAAGCTGAGCCTCGGGGGACTGTGGGGAGAGGGCATCCCGTACTTTCACCGCCGCTGGTTTCCGGAGTCGTATCGGGGCGCCGACGGCGCGTACAGCACAAACGACTTCTTTGGCGACGTCTTCTCGCCGGACGCCTGGGAGAATTGGCTCGACTACTTGGTGCGGCGCACGCCCCCCGGGCAGATCGGATCGGCGAACGCGGTAGCGTTCTTCCCGCTCGGCTTCGAGGCTGTGCCGCCGCAGCCTGTCGGCCCGACGGTACGCACCGAAGGCACGCAGCTGGTCATAGGGAGCGCGGGCTCGGCGCCCGGACAGCTCAACAGCCCATCCGATGTCGCACTCGACGCCGACGGCAACCTGTACGTCGCCGATACCAACAACAACCGCATCTCGAAGTACGATGCGGACGGCAACTTCATCGCCGCGGCGGGCGGCTTCAACTCGACATTCAAGTTCAACCAGCCGTGGTCGATGACCGTCGGCCCGGATGGCACGGTGTTCGTCGCCGATACCTGGAACCACAAGATCGTGAAGCTCGACGCGGACCTGAACATGGTCGACGAATGGGGCACGGGAGGCGTCGCCGCCGATACCGATGGTGACCCCGCGACGCTGTTCGGACCGCGTGACATCACGCTGCTGGCCAATGGCAACGTGCTGTTCAGCGACACGGGCAACGGCCGCCTGCTGGAGTACACGCCGGACGGCGAGTTCGTACGACAGCACGGCAGCAACGGCTGGAAGGACGGCGAGACCGAGTTCAGCGAACCCGTCGGCGTCGTCGTGGCGCCGAATGGCGACATCTACGTGGCGGACTACTGGAACCGCATCGTGCGCGTCTTCGACGGCGAATTGCAGCAGAAGAGCGAGATCGCGGTGCCATCGTGGGGCAGTGAGGCGGTGACGGACCGGGCGTACCTTGCGCTGTTGCCTGATGGACGGCTGCTCGCGACGGACCCCGCCAGCGGCAAGGTGCTGGCGTTCGGCACGGACGGCACGCAAATCGCCGCGTACGATCCGCCGAAGGAAGGCGCATCTCCGACGGTACGACCAGTTGGCATCGCGACGGACGGGACGAGTGTGTGGGTGGCGGACGCGGCGGGTGGCGTAGTGCGAAAGATCCCGCTTGCGGAAGTCATTCCATGA
- a CDS encoding DUF2298 domain-containing protein: MSEAIRWWLILQVVGISTLPLCLLMFRRLPDRGYALSKPLGLLFLGFTFWFFSSENWIAVLPNSPSGIMGALFVLAAIAALCLYARAGELLEWLRANWRYVVGVEVMLLVVFAIAVSLRSTVGQISGTEQPMDLMFLNATIRAEHFPPEDPWLAGHTVAYYYFGYLIVGVVTQLTGVPADVGYNMGLAMIATLTLVGAFGIIYNLVQMRETTLVRDKPGAMPATAVATQRARTIGDLSWKPPVFAFAGALILVVMGNLAWVLVFASAYDIGGAGFYDWVDISGLTADEPRNGWYPSDFFGFFNASRIYQIAAHPTDPTRDFRAITEFPMFSFLLGDLHPHVMALPFVLLVVALALTLFRSDAPLDITFWLKRPLLLVGAAIMLGGLAFINTWDIATMAFVVVVTALVANFGQMRASGAWSNKALPATSVPLSADALFTLGMVGALHFGLLIVLLVAMRPAPAAIVGLILLMAALLALFAWYLSRPRWHFSAELAVRTVSFALPLVLLAVDLYLPFYTGFSSQAAGIGAVVTRTGITEPGTRPLHLLLFWGPLFAVVLPFVLLKFLGLRDRLTQRAYAICAIPGALVIVGWAIWFGLQRMTDDAKLEDAAGFFSQVGDRGAAWMTAIFLAAVLTIALATLWGEISARRDDRSSDASTFALLLTSTALLLILGTEFFYVGDVFNNRMNTVFKLYYQAWLLLAIAAGFSLYYLASNWRVTFEHARTYRIAWAGVAAVVLLGAALYPLGGSWNRADGDPLGGGPFLHGLAHFSQAEREGIAWLNQRADGQEVVIAEAVGNDYTLASRISAATGIPTIVGWVGHENQWRGSAEPYAGRFEDVGTLYTTSDITQARQILEKYDVTYVYVGQLERTEYESSGGLAKFEAMPVMFQSNEPRENPGDPPEVTIYRATGLTGDAEAAQ; this comes from the coding sequence ATGAGCGAAGCGATCCGATGGTGGCTGATCCTGCAGGTCGTCGGCATCTCGACGCTGCCGCTCTGCCTCTTGATGTTTCGGCGTTTGCCGGACCGTGGTTACGCATTGTCCAAGCCGCTCGGACTGCTCTTCCTGGGGTTCACGTTCTGGTTTTTCAGCAGCGAGAACTGGATCGCCGTCTTGCCCAACTCCCCCAGCGGCATCATGGGCGCGTTGTTCGTGCTCGCGGCCATCGCGGCACTGTGCCTGTACGCGCGGGCGGGCGAGTTACTCGAATGGCTCCGCGCAAACTGGCGCTACGTCGTTGGCGTCGAGGTCATGCTGCTGGTGGTGTTCGCGATCGCGGTGTCCCTGCGGTCGACGGTCGGGCAGATCTCCGGCACAGAGCAGCCCATGGATCTGATGTTCCTGAACGCGACGATCCGCGCCGAGCACTTCCCGCCCGAGGACCCGTGGCTGGCAGGGCACACGGTCGCGTACTACTACTTTGGATATCTCATCGTGGGCGTCGTGACGCAGCTCACCGGTGTCCCCGCCGACGTTGGCTACAACATGGGCCTCGCGATGATCGCGACGCTGACGCTCGTCGGTGCGTTCGGCATCATCTACAACCTGGTGCAGATGCGCGAAACGACGCTCGTGCGTGACAAGCCCGGCGCCATGCCAGCGACGGCCGTCGCGACGCAACGCGCCCGCACAATCGGGGACCTCAGCTGGAAGCCGCCGGTCTTCGCGTTCGCGGGGGCGCTCATACTCGTCGTGATGGGGAATCTCGCCTGGGTCCTCGTCTTTGCGTCGGCGTACGACATTGGCGGTGCCGGATTTTACGACTGGGTCGATATCTCCGGTCTGACGGCCGATGAGCCGCGCAACGGCTGGTACCCGAGTGACTTCTTCGGCTTCTTCAACGCGTCGCGCATCTATCAGATCGCAGCACACCCGACCGATCCGACGCGCGATTTCCGCGCGATCACAGAATTCCCGATGTTCAGTTTTCTGCTGGGCGACTTGCACCCGCACGTCATGGCGCTGCCGTTCGTGCTGCTCGTCGTCGCGCTGGCGCTGACGCTCTTCCGCAGCGACGCGCCGCTTGACATCACATTCTGGCTGAAGCGGCCGCTGCTGCTCGTGGGCGCGGCGATCATGCTTGGCGGCCTGGCGTTTATCAACACGTGGGACATCGCGACCATGGCGTTTGTCGTCGTGGTCACGGCACTCGTAGCGAACTTCGGACAGATGCGTGCGTCGGGTGCGTGGTCGAACAAGGCTCTTCCTGCGACATCCGTCCCGTTATCCGCGGACGCGCTGTTCACGCTGGGCATGGTCGGCGCGCTGCACTTCGGGTTGCTGATCGTACTGCTCGTCGCGATGCGCCCGGCCCCGGCGGCGATCGTCGGGCTGATCCTCTTGATGGCGGCGCTGCTGGCGTTGTTCGCCTGGTATTTGTCGCGCCCGCGGTGGCACTTTTCGGCGGAACTCGCCGTCCGTACCGTGTCGTTCGCCTTGCCGCTCGTCCTGCTCGCCGTCGATCTCTATCTGCCGTTCTACACCGGATTCTCGTCGCAGGCGGCTGGCATCGGCGCGGTAGTAACGCGGACGGGCATCACGGAGCCGGGCACGCGGCCGTTGCACCTGCTCTTGTTCTGGGGGCCGCTGTTCGCGGTCGTGCTGCCGTTCGTGCTGTTGAAATTCCTGGGGTTGCGCGATCGGCTTACGCAGCGCGCGTACGCAATTTGCGCGATCCCCGGCGCGCTGGTGATCGTCGGTTGGGCAATCTGGTTCGGGCTGCAACGCATGACCGACGATGCCAAGCTCGAGGACGCCGCCGGTTTCTTCTCTCAGGTCGGGGACCGCGGCGCCGCGTGGATGACGGCGATCTTTCTTGCGGCGGTCCTGACGATCGCGCTGGCGACGCTCTGGGGCGAGATCAGCGCTCGCCGAGACGATCGCTCATCGGACGCTTCGACGTTCGCGCTGCTGCTGACGTCTACCGCGCTCCTGCTGATCCTGGGCACGGAGTTCTTCTATGTCGGCGATGTCTTCAACAACCGGATGAACACGGTGTTCAAGCTGTACTACCAGGCGTGGCTGTTGCTGGCTATCGCTGCTGGATTCTCGCTCTATTACCTCGCGTCGAACTGGCGGGTCACCTTCGAGCACGCACGGACGTATCGAATCGCCTGGGCGGGCGTCGCGGCCGTGGTGTTGCTGGGTGCGGCGCTGTACCCGCTCGGCGGCTCATGGAACCGGGCGGACGGCGATCCTCTGGGCGGCGGCCCCTTCCTGCACGGTCTGGCGCACTTCTCACAGGCGGAGCGGGAAGGCATCGCCTGGCTGAATCAGCGCGCGGATGGCCAGGAGGTCGTGATCGCGGAGGCCGTCGGCAACGATTACACGTTGGCGAGCCGCATCTCCGCCGCGACGGGCATCCCGACGATCGTCGGTTGGGTCGGACACGAGAACCAGTGGCGCGGATCGGCGGAGCCGTATGCCGGGCGCTTCGAGGACGTTGGTACGCTATACACAACGTCTGACATCACGCAGGCGAGGCAAATCCTGGAGAAATACGACGTTACATATGTGTACGTGGGGCAACTTGAACGGACGGAATACGAATCAAGCGGGGGGCTGGCCAAGTTTGAAGCGATGCCGGTAATGTTTCAGTCGAACGAACCGCGGGAGAATCCAGGCGACCCGCCGGAAGTGACCATCTACAGGGCGACGGGGTTGACAGGCGACGCAGAGGCGGCCCAATGA
- the ftsY gene encoding signal recognition particle-docking protein FtsY, translating into MLRIFKRTKETDQKTEQALERTRKGWFSNISGLFDRAKLDDEIWEELEELLIGADTGVATTQRILTDLQVAVDQGRVKDVSEVRELLKDELVDILQAGREKGRIWGDEGPPPETRPAIILVVGVNGTGKTTTVAKLAQAYKEDGEKVVVAAADTFRAAAIEQLKSWGEVVDADVIAHKQGADPGAVVFDAMTAAESRDAEVLIIDTAGRLHTKFNLMEELGKIRRVIERKVPEGPDEVMLVLDATTGQNAMVQAKAFSEVVPITALCLTKLDGTSKGGIVFAVADQLQIPVRFIGTGEKPEDLTPFDADEFVEALFQ; encoded by the coding sequence CTGCTCCGCATCTTCAAGCGCACGAAAGAGACCGACCAGAAGACCGAGCAGGCGCTCGAGCGCACCCGCAAGGGCTGGTTCAGCAACATTTCGGGTCTCTTCGACCGGGCGAAGCTCGACGACGAGATCTGGGAAGAACTGGAAGAGCTGTTGATCGGCGCAGACACGGGTGTCGCTACCACGCAACGGATCCTGACGGACTTGCAGGTCGCCGTCGACCAGGGGCGCGTCAAGGACGTGTCCGAGGTCCGAGAACTCCTCAAAGACGAACTGGTCGACATCTTGCAGGCGGGCCGAGAGAAGGGGCGCATCTGGGGGGACGAGGGGCCGCCTCCAGAGACGCGACCGGCAATCATCCTCGTCGTTGGCGTGAACGGCACGGGCAAGACGACAACTGTGGCGAAGCTGGCGCAAGCATACAAGGAGGACGGCGAGAAGGTCGTCGTCGCGGCAGCCGATACGTTTCGCGCCGCCGCCATCGAGCAGCTCAAGAGTTGGGGTGAGGTTGTCGATGCCGACGTCATTGCCCACAAGCAGGGCGCCGACCCGGGCGCCGTCGTGTTCGATGCGATGACGGCCGCCGAGAGCCGCGACGCCGAGGTGCTGATCATCGACACGGCCGGCCGGCTCCATACGAAGTTCAACCTGATGGAGGAACTGGGCAAGATCCGCCGCGTCATCGAACGCAAGGTGCCGGAAGGGCCGGACGAGGTGATGCTCGTGCTGGACGCGACGACCGGCCAGAACGCCATGGTGCAGGCGAAGGCGTTTTCTGAAGTGGTGCCGATCACGGCGCTCTGCCTGACGAAGCTCGACGGCACATCGAAGGGCGGCATCGTGTTCGCGGTGGCCGATCAGCTTCAGATACCCGTGCGCTTCATCGGCACCGGCGAAAAGCCCGAAGATCTGACGCCGTTCGACGCAGATGAATTCGTCGAAGCGCTCTTTCAGTAG
- the smc gene encoding chromosome segregation protein SMC: MYLKRLEAQGFKSFANKTTLEFGTGVTCVIGPNGTGKTNVADALRWVLGEHASRALRARKTEDVIFAGSDKRAPMGMADVSITLDNSTGWLPIDYSDVVVTRRAYRDGENEYYINHNRVRLRDIVELFQRAQVGQNSYAFMGQGMVEQVLSLRPEDRRALIEEAADVRVYRHKLEDAQNKLKATRENMDRVRMLVREIEPRINQLERQAGRAVKYLDLSRELAATLHVWYAHQWRAINDHLLAAMTTLDQRVEEAERTKTDAKACEDGLAQLRAAIDERRAEINSRETRLRSMQDYVSDLERRTTLDTEREHMLSERIQEVDAELGQMRAEAEAQASLTVAVDTSELQTRLEAAQAALEEHRKRLSAAEQEMLSLQRSALLHEQSVARAKASEEELTRRISEQAETLVRLASEQDSTASDRRKQIVEMAAWAKEYATALAESRRTGAELERASRERTYEASALTSARRDEAAIEDELRTLRAEFESTQLKLEMIETLEVRPQAPDAGVRAVLEAGNILKTREVAPADLDLPGVLGLVGQVLRVPPGLERAIEAALAENLFSIICERQRDVTEALHLLLTHDLGRATMYALDNFHETRPLNLIKERGVLGVASQLVKCDGRYRKLIDTLLGRTVVVEDVELARRFVRRGLASAVATTSGVLLRPIGSIAAGSFASVQASFVHERELSDLPAEIERLRPLVEERQAAFDDTRRRAEQAAAHAERIDTDVERLRHERGRSDAALAGLRTRFTAVSARLVASRDALRHAVAEIARLTSGRGRIEVQRDARAQEAQAAAVREEEERRSVERIEAERRHLIEVVSEHAAIVAQMEGELRTERQPTEAHRVTRERIERQIATRLAQGAKLREEVEGTASRLAATQRELLEKSGEVEGLVQELEPARRELSQFVSRERSLSTELMDANGRMRDAERALYDAQNDVRTTREEVDSLKQNFEAEGFVVAADGEIERAPALETDSEAKPAEAYVENQGDLPTWMRSEDDLEDVPPMRGGSTINSTEVRDRIADLRAQIRALGPINEQAADDYADNRERFDFLSGQLTDLTSAEEQLQSAIGELDGIIRERFRATFKTVNQEFERYFSAFFRGGSARLELGEADEYGLPGIEIFAQPPGKKLGSLALLSGGERSLTAVALLFALLQANPSPICVLDEVDAALDEANVGRFVEELRMLAEKTQFIIITHNRRTIEIADAIYGVSMGGDSVSRILGLKLADVPHSAN; encoded by the coding sequence GTGTATCTAAAGCGGCTGGAAGCGCAGGGATTCAAGAGCTTCGCCAACAAGACGACGCTGGAGTTCGGCACGGGCGTCACGTGCGTCATCGGCCCGAACGGCACCGGCAAGACGAACGTCGCTGACGCGCTGCGCTGGGTGCTCGGCGAGCACGCCAGTCGCGCGCTGCGTGCCCGCAAGACCGAAGACGTGATCTTCGCCGGGAGCGACAAGCGGGCGCCGATGGGCATGGCGGACGTCAGCATCACGCTGGACAACAGCACGGGTTGGCTGCCCATCGATTACTCCGACGTCGTCGTGACGCGCCGCGCCTACCGCGACGGCGAGAACGAATACTACATCAACCACAACCGCGTGCGGCTGCGCGACATCGTCGAGCTCTTCCAGCGTGCGCAAGTCGGGCAGAACAGCTACGCGTTCATGGGACAGGGCATGGTCGAGCAGGTGCTCAGCCTGCGTCCGGAGGACCGGCGCGCCTTGATCGAAGAAGCGGCCGACGTCCGCGTGTACAGGCACAAGCTCGAGGATGCCCAGAATAAACTGAAAGCGACGCGCGAGAACATGGATCGCGTGCGCATGCTCGTGCGTGAGATCGAACCACGCATCAACCAACTCGAGCGGCAGGCCGGCCGCGCCGTGAAGTACCTGGATCTCTCCAGGGAGCTCGCGGCGACGCTTCACGTGTGGTACGCGCACCAGTGGCGCGCGATCAACGATCATCTGCTCGCTGCGATGACGACGCTTGACCAGCGTGTCGAAGAAGCGGAACGCACCAAGACCGATGCGAAGGCCTGCGAGGACGGCCTGGCGCAGCTCCGCGCCGCCATCGATGAGCGCCGCGCCGAGATCAATTCCCGCGAGACGCGCTTACGGTCTATGCAGGACTACGTCAGCGATCTCGAGCGGCGCACAACGCTGGACACGGAGCGCGAGCACATGCTCAGCGAGCGTATCCAGGAGGTCGATGCAGAACTCGGGCAGATGCGCGCCGAAGCCGAAGCCCAGGCGTCATTGACGGTTGCGGTCGACACATCGGAATTGCAGACGCGACTCGAAGCAGCACAGGCGGCGCTCGAGGAGCACCGGAAGCGGCTTTCCGCAGCGGAGCAGGAGATGTTGTCGCTGCAGCGGTCGGCGCTGCTGCACGAGCAGTCGGTCGCGCGCGCGAAAGCGTCGGAGGAGGAGCTGACGCGGCGCATCAGCGAGCAGGCGGAAACGCTGGTGCGGCTGGCGTCGGAACAGGACTCGACGGCCTCCGACCGGAGGAAACAGATCGTCGAGATGGCGGCGTGGGCGAAAGAGTATGCGACGGCGCTGGCAGAATCGCGCCGGACCGGCGCAGAACTCGAGCGCGCGAGCCGCGAGCGCACGTACGAAGCATCGGCGCTAACGAGCGCGCGGCGCGACGAAGCGGCGATCGAAGACGAACTGCGGACCCTTCGAGCGGAGTTTGAGTCGACTCAGCTGAAGCTCGAGATGATCGAGACGCTCGAGGTGCGCCCGCAGGCGCCTGACGCAGGCGTGCGGGCCGTGCTCGAAGCGGGGAACATCCTCAAGACGCGCGAGGTGGCGCCCGCGGACCTCGACCTCCCGGGCGTGCTGGGGCTGGTGGGGCAAGTCCTGAGGGTGCCGCCGGGCCTAGAACGGGCGATCGAGGCGGCGCTCGCGGAGAACTTATTCTCGATCATCTGCGAGCGGCAGCGCGACGTCACGGAAGCGCTGCATCTGCTCCTGACGCATGATTTGGGTCGCGCGACGATGTACGCGCTCGACAACTTCCATGAGACGCGCCCGCTCAACCTGATCAAGGAACGCGGCGTGCTCGGCGTCGCGTCGCAGCTCGTGAAGTGCGATGGCCGATACCGCAAGCTGATCGATACGCTGCTCGGCCGTACGGTCGTTGTCGAAGACGTCGAGTTGGCGCGTCGCTTCGTGCGGCGCGGGCTCGCGAGCGCCGTCGCAACGACGAGCGGCGTGCTGCTGCGGCCGATCGGGTCGATCGCGGCGGGCTCATTCGCATCGGTGCAGGCGTCATTCGTACACGAGCGGGAGCTCAGCGATCTGCCTGCGGAGATAGAACGACTGCGGCCGCTTGTCGAAGAGCGTCAGGCAGCCTTCGATGACACGCGACGACGCGCCGAGCAAGCAGCGGCGCACGCCGAACGGATTGACACGGACGTCGAGAGGCTGCGTCACGAGCGCGGCCGCTCGGATGCCGCACTCGCCGGCCTTCGGACACGGTTCACCGCTGTCAGCGCGCGCCTGGTCGCATCACGGGATGCGCTGCGGCATGCGGTTGCCGAGATCGCGCGGCTCACCTCCGGCCGCGGCCGCATCGAAGTGCAGCGGGACGCCCGCGCGCAGGAAGCGCAGGCGGCAGCCGTGCGTGAGGAGGAAGAACGCCGATCAGTCGAGCGCATCGAGGCCGAGCGGCGGCACTTGATCGAAGTCGTGTCCGAGCACGCCGCGATCGTCGCGCAGATGGAGGGCGAGCTGCGCACAGAGCGGCAGCCGACGGAGGCGCATCGCGTGACGCGCGAACGCATTGAGCGACAGATCGCCACGCGCCTGGCGCAGGGGGCCAAGCTGCGCGAGGAGGTCGAAGGCACGGCATCGCGGCTGGCGGCGACGCAGCGCGAGCTTCTCGAGAAGTCCGGCGAGGTCGAAGGACTGGTGCAGGAGCTGGAACCCGCGCGTCGCGAGCTATCTCAGTTTGTGTCGCGCGAGCGCTCGCTTTCAACCGAGCTCATGGATGCGAACGGCCGCATGCGCGATGCCGAGCGCGCACTCTACGACGCGCAAAACGACGTTCGGACGACGCGAGAAGAGGTCGACAGCCTCAAGCAAAACTTCGAAGCGGAAGGCTTCGTCGTCGCTGCGGATGGCGAGATCGAACGGGCGCCGGCCCTCGAGACGGACTCAGAAGCCAAGCCCGCGGAAGCCTACGTCGAGAACCAGGGCGACCTGCCCACATGGATGCGCTCCGAGGACGACCTGGAAGACGTGCCACCGATGCGCGGCGGCTCGACGATCAATTCCACCGAGGTGCGCGACCGGATCGCCGACCTGCGGGCGCAGATTCGCGCACTCGGCCCCATCAACGAGCAGGCGGCCGACGATTACGCCGACAATCGCGAACGGTTCGATTTCCTCTCGGGTCAGCTCACCGATCTCACATCGGCGGAGGAGCAGTTGCAGAGCGCGATCGGTGAGTTGGACGGCATCATTCGCGAGCGGTTCCGCGCGACGTTCAAAACGGTTAACCAGGAATTCGAGCGTTACTTCAGCGCGTTCTTTCGTGGCGGCAGCGCACGGCTCGAACTTGGCGAGGCGGATGAGTACGGCCTGCCGGGCATCGAGATCTTCGCGCAGCCTCCCGGCAAGAAGCTCGGGTCGCTGGCGCTGCTCTCGGGCGGTGAGCGGTCGTTGACGGCGGTGGCGCTGCTCTTCGCGCTGCTGCAGGCGAATCCCTCGCCTATCTGCGTGCTGGACGAGGTCGATGCGGCACTGGACGAGGCCAATGTCGGGCGTTTCGTCGAAGAGTTGCGGATGCTCGCCGAGAAGACCCAGTTCATCATCATCACGCACAACCGGCGGACCATCGAGATTGCGGACGCGATTTACGGCGTGTCGATGGGCGGGGACAGCGTCTCGCGGATACTCGGCTTGAAGCTGGCGGACGTCCCGCACTCGGCGAACTGA